A window of the Butyricimonas virosa genome harbors these coding sequences:
- a CDS encoding fimbrial protein: MKRLSIYCILLLAVLASCSRDTIDLPGEKTAPMMISFGSESNVSIVSRSTLGDYPENRIYNIYIAVFNSSGEKVYTHFFNDSNLKTDYAAVESSSAPCWCVSNTSDASTITTKGSIKIPVNTSTDTYKIYGISNLDADMVNVSSDRLGAEIANEADLLNFVVTLNQNVISRNGYFPMSGVVSDVTIGDDKIIRGTDGNQANLLLYRMDAKVRFVFKTGTTPDANGQVIKTFTPGQWKVVNIPHKTYLMSYAQRGKTETTGQDAGATTDDFFTSNWAQFEEFPSDTQSEFSFYMLENRMTPKKTATTFPDRDRQVKLESGLNGEWEYANNLSTYVIVTGRVEMDLVNDDAGQTLGGEVQYIIHLGDFGTGGNISDFSTLRNTSYTYTVTVNSVNNIRVEVDTETTENQPGATGSVTIAKEEIALCDAHYVSKTLTFHAKYITDDLTWYVKTPFCDGKPQIIEGEDVPTGLDYKWCHFRLNQKDGEGNYYVKKRRKYTPEAYNAITCPDGEMDIITLVKYIKAQKKLYDDPQLSSTSDFDNTSEADGGPKISVTVHVDEYYYDAHPITGEQRSTLWKEFVNQPDRMMHILCNSNVSKDQESRSTGSVVTIQQKSIQSIFDTRTSNTSFSTAWGMEHKDEYPDIWIYGKGITIDGNGTVSPTQDRGNSELYNGRLNTMREWELVGANNTTFSSKSWETYMDVEVENEVPELSEDYRFLRYSCMTRNRDNNGNGVIDQDEVRWYLASIKQLVGIWIGSDVVSKDGRLYNRTATQMDSDDEGVWRQHVISSTKYSGNSNDPTIVWGEEGSSTGNMGGSYRWSNYKVNKWSVRCVRNLGTTNESKSSGYDLSETPDDYVKMTTNADGSYTFNNIYLNQSVMRYYTSRELDFDDEQSEQNRVYKKFEVAPSSSAKSFTSIKFQAMNDAISAQTINPYCPDGYRLPNQRELTLMRYYITGDFWSGIPFTRTYFSMGKLSDGKYKDKTNRTGYGYSGGNIFLDSDNNATTTVRCVRDVYSAD, from the coding sequence ATGAAAAGATTATCCATATATTGTATTCTACTGCTTGCCGTGTTGGCAAGTTGTTCCCGGGACACGATAGATCTCCCGGGAGAAAAAACGGCACCCATGATGATCAGTTTCGGGAGCGAAAGCAACGTCTCGATCGTGTCGCGTAGCACGTTGGGAGACTATCCGGAGAACCGGATCTACAACATTTATATTGCCGTGTTCAACAGTTCTGGAGAAAAAGTCTATACACACTTTTTCAATGATAGTAATTTGAAAACGGATTACGCTGCCGTGGAGTCCTCTTCTGCCCCCTGCTGGTGTGTATCTAACACCAGTGATGCCTCAACAATCACGACAAAAGGTTCCATCAAAATTCCCGTGAACACAAGCACCGACACGTACAAGATTTACGGTATTTCCAACCTGGATGCAGACATGGTAAATGTCAGCAGCGACCGTTTGGGAGCAGAGATTGCCAACGAGGCCGATCTCTTGAATTTCGTTGTCACGCTGAATCAGAATGTTATTTCGCGAAACGGGTATTTTCCCATGAGCGGGGTGGTCTCCGACGTGACAATAGGTGATGACAAAATTATCAGAGGAACCGATGGAAATCAAGCGAATTTATTACTATACCGAATGGACGCCAAAGTCCGATTCGTGTTCAAAACGGGCACCACTCCGGACGCTAACGGACAGGTGATTAAAACCTTTACGCCCGGGCAATGGAAAGTGGTAAACATCCCGCACAAGACGTACCTCATGTCTTACGCCCAACGCGGGAAAACAGAAACCACCGGACAGGATGCAGGCGCGACCACCGATGATTTCTTCACGAGCAATTGGGCGCAATTTGAAGAGTTTCCCTCGGATACGCAAAGTGAATTCTCGTTCTACATGCTCGAAAACCGGATGACCCCCAAGAAGACCGCGACGACTTTCCCGGATCGGGATCGCCAAGTAAAACTAGAAAGCGGGTTGAACGGCGAGTGGGAATACGCCAATAATCTCTCAACTTATGTTATCGTCACCGGACGGGTGGAGATGGACCTGGTAAACGATGATGCCGGACAAACGCTGGGAGGAGAAGTGCAATACATCATTCACCTCGGAGACTTCGGAACGGGAGGAAACATTTCCGACTTCTCCACGCTCCGCAACACGTCGTACACCTACACCGTCACGGTTAACAGCGTGAATAACATCCGGGTGGAAGTGGATACGGAAACAACTGAAAACCAACCGGGAGCGACAGGTTCCGTTACGATTGCCAAAGAAGAGATCGCCCTTTGCGACGCGCATTACGTTTCCAAAACTCTCACCTTCCACGCCAAGTACATCACTGATGATCTCACGTGGTACGTGAAAACGCCTTTCTGCGACGGGAAGCCGCAAATTATCGAGGGCGAGGACGTTCCCACGGGATTGGACTACAAATGGTGTCATTTCCGCCTGAACCAAAAAGACGGGGAGGGAAACTATTACGTAAAGAAAAGACGAAAGTACACCCCGGAAGCCTATAACGCGATAACCTGTCCGGACGGGGAGATGGACATCATCACTCTCGTAAAATATATTAAAGCTCAAAAAAAACTCTATGATGACCCGCAACTAAGTTCAACAAGCGATTTCGACAATACCTCCGAAGCGGACGGGGGACCCAAAATCAGTGTTACGGTCCACGTGGATGAGTATTACTACGATGCCCATCCCATCACGGGAGAACAGCGTTCCACGTTATGGAAAGAATTTGTCAATCAACCCGATCGCATGATGCATATCCTCTGCAACTCGAATGTCAGCAAGGATCAGGAGAGCCGCTCCACGGGTAGCGTGGTCACCATCCAACAAAAATCCATACAATCGATATTCGATACCCGGACAAGTAACACCTCTTTCTCCACGGCTTGGGGAATGGAGCACAAGGATGAATATCCGGATATATGGATCTACGGGAAAGGAATTACGATTGATGGGAACGGGACAGTTTCCCCCACGCAAGACAGGGGGAATAGCGAACTTTACAACGGCCGCTTGAACACGATGAGGGAATGGGAACTTGTCGGAGCCAATAACACGACTTTTAGCTCTAAATCATGGGAAACCTACATGGACGTGGAGGTGGAAAACGAAGTACCCGAATTATCGGAAGACTACCGCTTCTTGCGTTATTCCTGCATGACACGCAACCGGGATAACAACGGTAACGGAGTTATCGATCAAGACGAAGTACGATGGTACCTCGCTTCTATCAAACAACTCGTCGGTATCTGGATCGGCTCCGATGTCGTTTCCAAGGACGGGCGATTATACAATCGCACGGCAACACAGATGGATAGCGATGATGAAGGAGTATGGCGCCAGCACGTCATTTCAAGCACGAAGTATTCGGGCAATAGTAACGATCCGACCATCGTTTGGGGAGAAGAGGGATCCTCTACCGGTAACATGGGAGGTTCATACCGATGGTCAAATTATAAAGTTAATAAATGGAGCGTGCGTTGCGTGCGTAATCTCGGAACAACCAACGAGAGCAAATCTTCGGGCTATGATTTGTCAGAAACCCCTGATGATTACGTGAAAATGACAACGAATGCGGACGGAAGTTACACGTTTAATAACATTTACTTGAACCAGTCCGTTATGCGTTATTACACCTCTCGCGAACTGGATTTTGATGACGAGCAATCGGAACAGAACCGCGTGTACAAAAAATTCGAGGTGGCCCCGTCGAGCAGTGCCAAGAGTTTTACTTCAATTAAATTCCAAGCGATGAATGATGCGATCTCCGCTCAAACGATCAACCCTTACTGTCCCGACGGATACCGATTGCCCAATCAGCGCGAGCTGACCTTGATGAGATATTACATTACCGGAGATTTTTGGTCAGGTATACCTTTTACACGTACTTATTTTTCCATGGGGAAATTAAGCGATGGGAAATACAAGGACAAAACCAATAGAACCGGTTACGGGTATAGCGGGGGGAATATCTTCCTTGACTCGGACAATAACGCAACGACAACTGTCCGCTGTGTCCGGGATGTATACAGCGCGGATTAG